In Dioscorea cayenensis subsp. rotundata cultivar TDr96_F1 chromosome 9, TDr96_F1_v2_PseudoChromosome.rev07_lg8_w22 25.fasta, whole genome shotgun sequence, a genomic segment contains:
- the LOC120268722 gene encoding uncharacterized protein LOC120268722 isoform X2, with the protein MRSVELEGRGTSVTIGARRRKGSISVNWRIRGGTIGGCQLDACIIAFWSFSLFRLQFHNRFLHYGTKMLTRQWMYNRNLLGRQGLTNEFILGVDEFIQFAINQDDSYKNGENIRCPCFKCKNRRFLHPNDITLHLYRRWFRECYWNWTCHGEEVFPISEELKEVDDQTLDHIAQEDEQMTWDQRMIYDCLRSHVPPMHESYCYDEAGPSVQPPLDESVLGLQSDEISQLSNRFFDILKAADQPLYVGCENHS; encoded by the exons ATGCGATCGGTG GAGCTGGAAGGAAGAGGAACATCGGTGACGATTG GAGCTCGGAGGAGGAAGGGAAGCATCAGCGTGAACTGGCGGATTAGAGGTGGTACGATCGGAG GCTGTCAGTTGGATGCTTGCATTATAGCATTTTGGAGCTTTTCTCTCTTCAGGCTTCAATTTCACAATAGATTTCTCCATTATG GAACAAAAATGTTGACAAGGCAGTGGATGTATAATCGGAATCTACTAGGAAGACAAGGATTGACCAATGAATTCATTCTTGGGGTCGATGAATTTATTCAATTTGCAATTAATCAAGATGACTCATATAAAAACGGCGAAAATATTAGGTGTccttgtttcaagtgcaaaaataggagattccttcatccaaatgatatcACTTTGCATTTGTATCGCCGGTGGTTTAGAGAGTGCTATTGGAATTGGACATGCCATGGTGAAGAAGTATTCCCAATTAGTGAAGAGCTTAAGGAGGTTGATGATCAGACTTTAGATCATATAGCACAGGAGGATGAGCAGATGACTTGGGATCAAAGGATGATATATGATTGTCTTCGTTCTCATGTTCCACCAATGCATGAATCTTATTGTTATGATGAAGCTGGTCCAAGTGTGCAACCACCATTAGATGAGTCAGTTTTGGGTTTGCAGAGTGATGAAATAAGTCAATTGTCTAACAgattttttgatatattaaaagCTGCTGATCAACCCCTATATGTGGGCTGTGAGAATCACTCTTAG
- the LOC120268722 gene encoding uncharacterized protein LOC120268722 isoform X1: protein MRSVELEGRGTSVTIGRARRRKGSISVNWRIRGGTIGGCQLDACIIAFWSFSLFRLQFHNRFLHYGTKMLTRQWMYNRNLLGRQGLTNEFILGVDEFIQFAINQDDSYKNGENIRCPCFKCKNRRFLHPNDITLHLYRRWFRECYWNWTCHGEEVFPISEELKEVDDQTLDHIAQEDEQMTWDQRMIYDCLRSHVPPMHESYCYDEAGPSVQPPLDESVLGLQSDEISQLSNRFFDILKAADQPLYVGCENHS, encoded by the exons ATGCGATCGGTG GAGCTGGAAGGAAGAGGAACATCGGTGACGATTGGTA GAGCTCGGAGGAGGAAGGGAAGCATCAGCGTGAACTGGCGGATTAGAGGTGGTACGATCGGAG GCTGTCAGTTGGATGCTTGCATTATAGCATTTTGGAGCTTTTCTCTCTTCAGGCTTCAATTTCACAATAGATTTCTCCATTATG GAACAAAAATGTTGACAAGGCAGTGGATGTATAATCGGAATCTACTAGGAAGACAAGGATTGACCAATGAATTCATTCTTGGGGTCGATGAATTTATTCAATTTGCAATTAATCAAGATGACTCATATAAAAACGGCGAAAATATTAGGTGTccttgtttcaagtgcaaaaataggagattccttcatccaaatgatatcACTTTGCATTTGTATCGCCGGTGGTTTAGAGAGTGCTATTGGAATTGGACATGCCATGGTGAAGAAGTATTCCCAATTAGTGAAGAGCTTAAGGAGGTTGATGATCAGACTTTAGATCATATAGCACAGGAGGATGAGCAGATGACTTGGGATCAAAGGATGATATATGATTGTCTTCGTTCTCATGTTCCACCAATGCATGAATCTTATTGTTATGATGAAGCTGGTCCAAGTGTGCAACCACCATTAGATGAGTCAGTTTTGGGTTTGCAGAGTGATGAAATAAGTCAATTGTCTAACAgattttttgatatattaaaagCTGCTGATCAACCCCTATATGTGGGCTGTGAGAATCACTCTTAG